The proteins below are encoded in one region of Acidithiobacillus ferrooxidans ATCC 23270:
- a CDS encoding TolC family protein — MALRLWPAILVSLLLLLAGCASYQAAPLPGHLSSVQDVHREMAAALARMHPHAQPINLHGPFSGEDLGAIAVLLNPQLRAMRANLGVAQAQVFAAGLLPDPQLSLSADLPSNVAAGYYSAYSMGLSWSLASLFTRSANLDIARAQQKSVQYQVAWQEWMQAGNTRVLARQLYYLRAQEAVAEAAAKTTGKLYQASAENLRLGDTTITTATLRQIAWLDSQDRALALRRQVTTLRQNLDQSIGLPPKMAIGIKPPRLWPSLPDAAFLVTLADQHRLDLVALRAGYQAQEARVRRAILGQYPGFTIGFSRAADTSNVQSYGPSLTLDIPLWNRNRGVIAESEATRAQLRAAYTARLFQTRADIFRLVTDLRRLAQEIKPLQQQVPELAKAENRLRRAAAEHNVTLLDYETVRSQSLAKRLQLLALQESYAAQQAALEMAVGLPYSDWESRK, encoded by the coding sequence ATGGCATTGCGATTATGGCCTGCAATCCTGGTCAGCCTGTTGTTACTGCTGGCCGGATGTGCGAGTTATCAGGCAGCACCCTTGCCTGGACATCTATCCTCTGTGCAGGATGTGCATCGGGAAATGGCGGCGGCGCTGGCGCGGATGCACCCTCATGCCCAGCCGATAAATTTGCATGGGCCATTTTCTGGCGAGGATCTTGGGGCGATTGCCGTGTTGCTCAACCCACAGTTGCGTGCCATGCGGGCCAATCTGGGGGTCGCCCAGGCCCAGGTTTTCGCGGCCGGTTTGCTTCCCGATCCCCAACTGTCACTCAGTGCGGACTTGCCCAGCAATGTCGCAGCCGGTTATTACAGTGCCTATAGCATGGGTTTGAGTTGGAGCCTCGCCAGTCTGTTTACCCGCTCTGCCAATCTGGATATTGCCCGCGCACAGCAAAAGTCCGTGCAATATCAGGTCGCCTGGCAGGAGTGGATGCAAGCGGGTAATACGCGCGTTCTCGCCCGTCAGCTTTATTATCTGCGGGCGCAGGAAGCGGTAGCGGAAGCGGCGGCCAAGACCACCGGGAAATTGTATCAAGCCTCTGCTGAAAATTTACGTCTTGGCGATACCACCATCACCACCGCAACATTACGGCAGATTGCCTGGCTGGATAGTCAGGATCGGGCTCTCGCCTTGCGTCGACAAGTCACCACCCTGCGCCAAAATCTCGACCAATCCATAGGCCTGCCACCGAAAATGGCGATCGGCATAAAGCCCCCGCGGCTCTGGCCCAGCCTGCCAGATGCCGCGTTTCTGGTAACATTGGCCGACCAGCATCGGCTTGATCTGGTGGCACTGCGGGCTGGTTATCAGGCGCAGGAAGCCCGGGTACGACGTGCCATTCTCGGCCAATACCCAGGCTTCACCATTGGCTTCAGTAGGGCCGCCGATACCTCCAATGTGCAGAGCTACGGCCCAAGTTTGACGCTGGATATTCCCCTCTGGAACCGGAACCGTGGGGTTATTGCGGAAAGCGAGGCTACCCGCGCGCAACTCCGGGCAGCCTATACCGCCCGTCTGTTTCAGACGCGCGCCGACATTTTTCGACTGGTGACGGATCTCCGCCGCCTGGCACAGGAAATCAAGCCCCTGCAGCAACAGGTTCCGGAACTGGCGAAGGCCGAAAACCGATTACGCAGGGCCGCTGCGGAACACAACGTGACATTGCTGGATTATGAGACCGTACGCAGCCAATCCCTGGCCAAGCGTCTGCAATTGCTGGCGCTGCAGGAATCCTACGCTGCCCAGCAGGCAGCGCTGGAAATGGCGGTCGGTTTACCTTATTCAGATTGGGAGAGTCGGAAATGA
- a CDS encoding efflux RND transporter permease subunit, which translates to MRRYLAFLWKSRFSVILSGLFLLAAGWFALRAMPESVFPNVNFPKVSVLVNAGNLPVKFMEIEVTRPLEEAAKGEPGVRLVRSQTGNGLSKLHVYFDPNVNPETAYLMLQARLAHIPLPPGARMSVRLMAPNIYPFAEYALVSDHMDSSAMMPTFAFQIRPALLSLSGVYRVDETGRGWPEVHIALDPLRLAQYHLDSQQVVDALRAAQGPFFSGVLDVFHQQFIVATTPRPVDTARLAALTLPLGPPNAQGERTPLPLGALGKVRVGPPPLLRDAAVAGYRHAMVIDVMAQAGANEVAVAKAVQNRLTELQSHLPAGVKLVPIYDLSHLISTSLKDVWIALGLGSLIAWLVVLAFLGRLDGALATLVVVPLSIAATFLILHALGYSLNIMTLGGLTAAIGALVDHAIVVVERGLHGLHGDIETRRRTALRRAGEILPVMTLATLTSCLIFLPLVFLSGTLGLLFRHMALAIVIALVTSQLVALFVTPVLAIWLAGRHRRQRRILGERWLRRHFSRSLIYGMRRPWLVIPVIVVLGVVGWYAVSTLPTAFLPRWDEGIISVPFRTPVGSSVAETTRVGRDLMRVALANPNVARVSLMVGRGLNNPYSTPNKGAISVVLKAKRKESTEAVMSVLVREFRQTAPNLLAVQALQVMVNRLGDLSGAHAPLEVFLFGSDSTTLRDEGGRLAAALRQSHAFRSVVFKSPSAGPEVEVTPSPLAAIYGVTPPVLADQIKARFWGRQAGFLLHGEQILPIRVSLAGQTVTPTGMEALSIRLPGGTYSPLSSIAHVHVQGAVPYVTHQNLVPYAYVWLQPKAGEGLAAAAQKARSVVAAMHFPPNVTTVLGGYYRQQAQSFQKMALILAGALALLLVLLGFQFTSQGAAASALIAIALAAPGALLALLLLGIDLDSTAFLGVLLVFAIAVNNVILIFARARQLDGARLRPAMVALAARSRLRPILMTMLADVLGFLPLIVGVGRGTDLLKPLAVAVMGGLLLSVFMSLWVAPVIYGAWAGKPSRQMSKGPAHTPSGASPS; encoded by the coding sequence ATGAGGCGCTATCTCGCCTTTCTCTGGAAGAGCCGTTTCTCCGTGATTTTGTCCGGCTTGTTCCTTCTGGCGGCTGGCTGGTTTGCGCTGCGGGCCATGCCCGAGAGTGTCTTTCCCAACGTGAACTTCCCCAAGGTCTCGGTTTTGGTCAATGCCGGCAACCTGCCGGTCAAGTTCATGGAGATCGAGGTAACGCGGCCCCTGGAGGAGGCTGCCAAAGGGGAGCCCGGGGTCCGCCTGGTGCGCTCCCAGACCGGCAATGGTCTGTCCAAGCTGCACGTCTATTTCGACCCCAACGTGAACCCCGAGACGGCCTATCTCATGCTCCAGGCCCGCCTTGCCCACATCCCCTTGCCGCCCGGCGCGCGGATGAGCGTCCGTCTCATGGCGCCCAATATCTACCCCTTCGCCGAGTACGCCCTGGTCTCCGACCACATGGACAGCTCGGCCATGATGCCCACCTTCGCCTTCCAGATCCGCCCGGCCCTTCTCTCCCTGTCCGGAGTCTATCGGGTGGACGAAACCGGCCGGGGCTGGCCGGAGGTGCACATCGCCCTGGACCCCCTGCGCCTGGCGCAGTACCACCTGGATTCCCAACAGGTGGTGGACGCCCTGCGCGCCGCCCAAGGGCCCTTTTTCTCCGGGGTGTTGGACGTTTTCCATCAGCAATTCATCGTCGCCACCACGCCCCGGCCCGTGGATACGGCCCGTCTGGCCGCCCTGACCCTGCCCCTGGGCCCGCCCAATGCCCAGGGCGAGCGCACGCCTCTGCCGCTGGGGGCGCTGGGGAAGGTGCGCGTCGGCCCGCCCCCCTTGCTGCGGGACGCGGCGGTGGCCGGATATCGGCATGCCATGGTGATTGACGTGATGGCCCAGGCCGGCGCCAACGAGGTGGCGGTGGCCAAGGCGGTGCAGAACCGCCTCACGGAGTTGCAGTCCCACCTGCCGGCCGGCGTGAAGCTGGTCCCCATCTATGACTTGAGCCACCTGATCAGCACCAGCCTCAAGGATGTCTGGATCGCCCTGGGATTGGGCAGTCTCATCGCGTGGCTGGTGGTGCTCGCCTTCCTCGGCCGTCTGGACGGCGCCCTGGCCACCCTGGTGGTGGTGCCACTGTCCATAGCCGCCACTTTTCTCATCTTGCACGCCCTGGGCTATAGCCTCAACATCATGACCCTGGGCGGCCTGACGGCGGCCATCGGTGCTTTGGTGGACCATGCCATCGTGGTGGTGGAGCGCGGGCTCCACGGCTTGCACGGCGACATCGAAACCCGGCGGCGGACGGCCCTGCGCCGAGCCGGCGAGATACTGCCGGTCATGACCCTGGCGACCCTCACCTCCTGCCTCATCTTCCTGCCGCTGGTCTTCCTCTCGGGCACGCTGGGCCTGCTCTTCCGCCACATGGCCCTGGCCATCGTCATCGCCCTGGTCACCTCCCAACTGGTGGCCCTCTTCGTCACGCCGGTGCTGGCGATCTGGCTCGCGGGGCGGCACCGCCGGCAGCGCCGAATCCTCGGGGAGCGGTGGCTGCGCAGACATTTCAGTCGGTCGCTGATCTACGGGATGCGCCGGCCATGGCTCGTCATACCCGTCATCGTTGTGCTGGGGGTGGTGGGCTGGTATGCGGTGAGTACCCTACCCACGGCCTTTCTGCCGCGTTGGGACGAAGGCATCATCTCCGTACCCTTCCGCACCCCCGTCGGCAGCAGCGTGGCGGAAACCACCCGCGTCGGCCGCGACCTCATGCGCGTGGCCCTGGCCAATCCCAACGTGGCGCGGGTCTCGCTGATGGTGGGGCGAGGCCTGAACAATCCCTACTCCACCCCCAACAAGGGGGCCATCTCCGTCGTCCTCAAGGCAAAGCGCAAGGAAAGCACCGAGGCGGTCATGAGCGTCCTGGTCCGGGAGTTCCGGCAGACGGCGCCCAATCTCCTGGCCGTCCAGGCCCTCCAGGTGATGGTCAACCGCCTGGGCGATCTCTCCGGAGCCCATGCCCCTTTGGAGGTCTTCCTCTTCGGCTCCGACTCCACGACGCTCCGTGACGAAGGCGGCCGGCTGGCCGCCGCCCTGCGCCAAAGCCATGCCTTCCGGTCCGTGGTGTTCAAGTCGCCTTCCGCTGGCCCCGAGGTCGAAGTCACGCCCTCGCCTCTGGCGGCGATCTACGGCGTCACACCGCCGGTGCTCGCCGACCAGATCAAGGCGCGCTTCTGGGGCCGGCAGGCTGGCTTCCTCTTGCATGGTGAGCAGATCCTGCCCATCCGCGTCAGCCTCGCGGGGCAAACCGTCACCCCCACCGGGATGGAAGCGCTCTCCATCCGTTTGCCCGGCGGGACCTATAGCCCCTTGTCGAGCATCGCCCATGTCCATGTGCAAGGGGCGGTGCCCTATGTAACCCATCAGAACCTCGTGCCCTATGCCTATGTCTGGCTGCAGCCGAAGGCGGGTGAAGGCCTCGCCGCCGCAGCCCAGAAGGCCCGTAGCGTGGTCGCGGCCATGCACTTCCCGCCCAATGTCACCACGGTCCTGGGCGGCTATTACCGGCAGCAGGCGCAGAGCTTCCAGAAGATGGCGCTGATCCTGGCCGGCGCCCTGGCCCTGTTGCTGGTGCTCCTCGGCTTCCAGTTCACCAGCCAGGGGGCGGCGGCATCCGCCTTGATCGCTATCGCCCTGGCCGCGCCGGGGGCCCTCCTGGCCCTGCTGCTCCTGGGTATCGACCTGGACAGCACCGCCTTCCTGGGGGTCTTGCTGGTTTTCGCCATCGCCGTCAACAACGTCATCCTCATCTTCGCCCGCGCTCGCCAGCTTGACGGCGCGCGCCTGCGCCCGGCCATGGTCGCCCTGGCCGCCCGCAGTCGCCTGCGCCCCATCCTCATGACCATGCTCGCCGACGTCTTGGGCTTCCTCCCCCTGATAGTAGGGGTAGGCCGCGGCACCGACCTCCTCAAGCCCCTGGCCGTCGCCGTCATGGGCGGTCTGCTGCTCTCGGTGTTCATGTCATTGTGGGTCGCGCCGGTGATTTATGGCGCGTGGGCGGGAAAACCCTCTCGCCAAATGTCCAAGGGGCCCGCACATACTCCATCAGGAGCATCCCCGTCTTAG
- a CDS encoding F0F1 ATP synthase subunit gamma → MLKPLLPPFQQRLHAPRPLPYPPLLNLSPEVFFPGLVEQYLFATLHEIAYVSLMAENQRRLRHLDGAVRHLDEQSAVLARRSNSLRQEEIIEEIEVILLGSVN, encoded by the coding sequence TTGCTTAAGCCATTGTTACCGCCTTTCCAGCAGCGTCTTCACGCCCCTCGTCCCTTGCCCTACCCGCCATTGTTGAATCTGTCGCCCGAGGTGTTTTTTCCCGGACTCGTGGAACAATACCTGTTCGCCACCCTCCATGAGATCGCCTATGTCTCCCTGATGGCCGAAAATCAGCGCCGGTTACGGCATCTCGATGGTGCCGTAAGACATCTGGATGAGCAGTCTGCGGTCTTGGCACGTCGTAGCAACTCCCTGCGCCAGGAAGAAATCATCGAGGAGATCGAGGTCATCCTGCTGGGTTCAGTAAACTGA
- a CDS encoding efflux RND transporter periplasmic adaptor subunit, whose translation MRTRFSGGKILAWGCCLCLLFAGSAEAEVSALVKVTPARMMSMADQLRVYGTVEFAPEDGRTIVLPAETLVSQVLVAAGQRVKQGQPMLQVQPSVGDQLQLKQAEIGLKFAIADQHRVANLRQRQLATNSQLQTADQSLARARAALQDIQLRLQQLKNGQVSAPINGVVTIVHVHQGDLVPAGQPLLSLSTGNALRVLLGVEPGILPRIHVGDSVSLLPVYGGQAPVQGKVSQIYSQIDPQTRLAQVVVPLPASPDLLPGAMLQAEIVLHHQRVIAVPESAVLQQDGRSYCFVDVAGKAQKRWIDTGWQQAGWIAVKQGLSAGDPVVSLGNYELKAGMALRVEGKS comes from the coding sequence ATGAGAACGCGGTTTTCGGGCGGAAAAATCCTGGCATGGGGATGCTGCCTGTGCTTGCTGTTTGCGGGATCCGCCGAGGCAGAGGTTTCCGCCCTGGTAAAAGTCACGCCGGCGCGAATGATGTCCATGGCGGATCAGCTTCGTGTCTATGGTACCGTAGAGTTTGCGCCGGAAGACGGCAGAACCATCGTGCTGCCAGCCGAAACCCTGGTCAGTCAGGTACTGGTGGCCGCCGGGCAGAGGGTAAAGCAGGGGCAACCCATGCTGCAGGTACAACCCTCGGTCGGTGATCAACTGCAACTGAAGCAGGCGGAAATTGGCCTGAAATTCGCTATTGCCGACCAGCACAGGGTGGCGAACCTGCGTCAGCGCCAACTGGCGACCAATAGCCAACTGCAAACTGCCGATCAATCCCTGGCTCGTGCGCGGGCGGCTCTGCAGGACATCCAGTTGCGTCTGCAACAACTGAAGAACGGACAAGTGTCCGCACCCATCAATGGGGTAGTGACCATCGTGCATGTGCATCAGGGTGACCTCGTCCCCGCTGGTCAGCCTTTGCTCAGCCTGAGCACAGGAAATGCCCTGCGCGTTTTGTTGGGGGTGGAACCGGGGATCTTGCCGCGTATTCATGTGGGGGATTCGGTGAGCCTGCTTCCCGTATATGGGGGGCAGGCGCCGGTGCAGGGAAAAGTCAGCCAGATCTATAGCCAGATTGATCCGCAAACCCGACTTGCCCAGGTGGTGGTGCCATTGCCCGCCAGTCCGGATTTGTTGCCGGGAGCCATGCTGCAGGCGGAAATCGTCCTGCACCACCAACGGGTCATCGCGGTCCCGGAGAGTGCCGTTCTGCAGCAGGACGGCAGGTCCTATTGTTTCGTGGATGTGGCGGGTAAAGCCCAAAAACGCTGGATTGACACGGGTTGGCAGCAGGCAGGCTGGATAGCGGTGAAGCAAGGGCTCAGCGCAGGTGATCCGGTGGTGAGTCTCGGCAACTACGAGCTCAAAGCAGGAATGGCCTTGCGGGTAGAAGGGAAATCCTGA
- a CDS encoding efflux RND transporter periplasmic adaptor subunit, giving the protein MNKAFARFPLMPIVLFLCAWLGGVAPAFALPVQAVAVQRTPWSREVRVLGTVESIGEVTLASPVTGRVLGPFLQSGNVAAGAVVAHIAPPGLHAGILAAQARVAYARTQLERTQKLFRDGVMAQQNVDQAGLVLAEARSALRALQAQSGDQVLTAPFAGTLHYLVPPGAVVNVGSPIAHLAGRGEPWARAYVTPAQTQGLRVGTTVAIRAQGWQGQGLVRSVGQSARHLGLVSVYVTLPPDSPLLPGEWLQLLLPSAGGTAFRVPSLAVVMRGARSEVFVVRRGRAVAVAVEVVHTRGKDSWVTGALRAGEMVVISGNTRLDSGTPVEIRVSGSQP; this is encoded by the coding sequence ATGAATAAAGCGTTTGCCAGGTTCCCGCTGATGCCGATCGTCCTCTTCCTGTGCGCTTGGCTGGGCGGCGTGGCCCCTGCCTTTGCCCTCCCGGTGCAGGCGGTGGCGGTGCAACGGACCCCCTGGTCCCGGGAGGTCCGTGTGCTGGGGACGGTGGAGAGCATCGGGGAAGTCACCCTGGCCTCTCCGGTGACGGGCCGGGTATTGGGACCTTTTCTCCAGTCCGGCAACGTGGCGGCGGGCGCAGTGGTGGCGCATATCGCTCCCCCCGGCCTCCATGCCGGCATCCTCGCCGCCCAGGCGCGGGTGGCCTATGCCCGCACCCAACTGGAGCGTACTCAAAAGCTCTTTCGGGACGGGGTGATGGCACAGCAGAATGTGGACCAGGCCGGCTTGGTGCTGGCCGAGGCGCGGTCAGCCCTCCGGGCGCTGCAGGCCCAGTCTGGAGATCAGGTGCTGACGGCCCCCTTCGCTGGCACTTTGCACTACCTGGTACCCCCCGGCGCAGTGGTCAATGTGGGCAGCCCCATCGCCCACTTGGCCGGACGTGGCGAGCCCTGGGCACGGGCCTATGTGACGCCCGCCCAAACCCAAGGGTTACGGGTGGGGACAACGGTGGCGATCCGGGCCCAAGGTTGGCAAGGTCAGGGGCTGGTCCGCTCCGTCGGACAGAGCGCCCGCCACCTCGGTCTGGTCTCCGTTTATGTCACCCTCCCCCCGGACAGCCCCCTCCTGCCCGGGGAATGGCTGCAACTCCTGCTGCCGTCGGCGGGCGGTACCGCCTTTCGGGTGCCCAGCCTGGCGGTGGTCATGCGCGGGGCCCGCAGCGAGGTTTTCGTGGTCCGCCGGGGGCGGGCGGTGGCGGTGGCGGTAGAGGTGGTGCATACCCGGGGTAAGGATAGCTGGGTCACCGGCGCGCTCCGCGCCGGGGAGATGGTGGTGATTTCCGGCAACACGCGCTTGGACTCGGGTACGCCGGTGGAAATACGAGTATCGGGATCGCAGCCATGA
- a CDS encoding TonB-dependent receptor encodes MRSNMKLRPVVVALMASGALLSSVPVMADGITASTQSAENSSVDVGQVNAAAQGTSTLGSREAQSLSQKTRFDSGQSIKVLDKHELAAAGPVGGSAQALSYAPGVSVSSYGYTGSTKTSISVNGIKQGWGGFSGGQIDNGSLSVTFDGVPMVNPSSGLWESPQVPQNGILQGIGITYGPGNPVDRWYNNIGGQIDFVPLQPTNKAGASIKMSYGSYDAKNIVFNVRTGSIDGWSTILAGGSGSSNSYRQTPDGFANPSYNYAWFLKTRKTFSNGDFSLGAYLAKGSGYRPVSIPLNPIAGVTMDGTPNSPLYSQATSGYYSSLPENVWFKRDGNTTWLVYSKLNLALDSMVGLHNTLWYRNGHRLHFHYNNYGLSNPKNLYEYNNPHTDVYGDKLWFSVALPYNDVDVGGFFLNSRYNSRNAFYNTNPPYYGSASVPNAHYRSDYFDQTDLAAFIQDRISPMENLHITPGVRFINYQTRYTPAAQSDFAAAYALSPQNNQGALPTASNSFTKVEPSVDFNWQPMKWLAVFASYAQAYKEPQVGGGGGLYQATPPIYSLEKSADYNAGIKIHFRDAAYLHNFFLLASFYHLHYTNQYIPFYDANGNYLGDANGDSIYQGVNMALEDDPIYNLHVFANLNFEKATFAHYVTGGVSYDGLPVSNVPSSTFNIGTAYSYYLSGVLLEPRIWYQYTGAQNIFNNNTTAPSQQKMPGYGTVNLGFDSTIPTRGSIPGLKDVKLSVDVLNLANNRYNEFQYITAGGLLGGSSAGQVLALPGAPLTVYGSIAVNF; translated from the coding sequence ATGCGTAGCAACATGAAGTTACGTCCGGTCGTCGTTGCGCTCATGGCATCCGGAGCGCTGCTGTCGAGCGTGCCGGTCATGGCCGATGGCATCACCGCCAGTACCCAAAGCGCCGAAAACAGCTCGGTCGACGTGGGTCAGGTCAATGCCGCAGCGCAGGGGACTTCTACCCTGGGGAGCCGTGAGGCGCAATCTCTTAGTCAAAAAACCCGTTTTGATTCCGGCCAGTCTATAAAGGTGCTGGATAAGCATGAGTTGGCGGCGGCAGGTCCGGTGGGCGGCAGCGCGCAGGCGTTGTCTTACGCGCCGGGCGTCAGTGTTTCCAGTTACGGATATACCGGTTCCACCAAGACCTCTATCAGCGTGAACGGGATCAAGCAGGGTTGGGGCGGTTTCTCCGGTGGTCAGATTGACAACGGCAGCCTTTCCGTCACCTTTGACGGTGTGCCCATGGTGAATCCGTCCAGTGGCCTCTGGGAGAGTCCTCAGGTGCCGCAGAACGGCATTCTGCAGGGTATCGGCATCACCTATGGTCCCGGTAACCCGGTGGATCGCTGGTATAACAACATCGGCGGTCAGATCGATTTTGTTCCCTTGCAGCCCACCAATAAAGCCGGTGCTTCGATTAAAATGAGCTACGGCAGCTACGATGCCAAGAATATCGTCTTCAATGTGCGCACCGGGAGCATAGACGGCTGGTCCACCATCCTCGCGGGTGGCTCCGGTTCCAGCAATAGCTATCGGCAAACCCCGGATGGTTTTGCCAATCCCAGTTATAACTACGCCTGGTTCCTGAAAACCCGCAAGACCTTCAGCAACGGTGACTTCTCACTGGGTGCCTACCTGGCGAAAGGTTCTGGCTACCGGCCGGTATCCATCCCCCTCAACCCCATTGCCGGTGTGACCATGGATGGTACACCAAACTCGCCGCTGTATAGCCAGGCGACGTCTGGGTATTATTCCTCACTGCCGGAAAATGTCTGGTTCAAGCGGGACGGTAATACCACCTGGCTGGTCTACAGCAAACTGAACCTTGCGCTGGACAGCATGGTGGGTCTGCATAACACGCTCTGGTATCGCAACGGCCACCGCCTGCATTTCCACTACAACAACTACGGGTTGTCCAATCCGAAGAACCTCTATGAGTACAATAACCCCCATACCGATGTATACGGCGACAAACTGTGGTTTTCAGTGGCCTTGCCCTACAATGACGTGGACGTGGGTGGATTCTTCCTGAACAGCCGGTATAACTCGCGGAACGCCTTTTACAATACCAACCCGCCGTACTACGGCTCGGCATCCGTGCCCAACGCGCACTATCGCAGCGACTATTTCGACCAGACCGACCTTGCCGCGTTCATCCAGGACCGGATCAGTCCGATGGAAAACCTGCATATCACGCCGGGCGTGCGTTTCATCAATTATCAGACGCGTTATACGCCTGCCGCGCAGTCGGATTTTGCCGCGGCTTATGCCTTGTCTCCGCAAAATAACCAAGGTGCGCTCCCGACCGCCAGCAACAGCTTCACCAAGGTAGAGCCCTCGGTGGATTTCAACTGGCAGCCCATGAAATGGCTGGCGGTATTCGCCAGCTACGCGCAGGCGTACAAGGAACCGCAGGTAGGCGGCGGAGGTGGCCTGTATCAAGCCACTCCACCGATTTATAGCCTGGAAAAAAGTGCCGACTACAATGCTGGCATAAAGATTCATTTCAGGGATGCCGCTTACCTGCATAATTTCTTCCTGCTGGCGAGCTTTTACCATCTGCACTATACCAACCAATATATTCCGTTCTACGATGCCAATGGCAATTATCTGGGTGATGCGAATGGCGATTCCATCTATCAAGGCGTCAATATGGCATTGGAAGATGATCCGATTTACAATCTGCATGTCTTTGCCAATCTCAATTTCGAGAAGGCGACCTTCGCTCATTACGTGACCGGCGGCGTCAGTTATGACGGGCTGCCGGTATCCAACGTGCCCAGCAGCACCTTTAATATCGGCACTGCGTACAGTTACTATCTCTCGGGCGTGTTGCTGGAGCCGCGGATCTGGTATCAGTACACCGGCGCACAAAATATCTTCAATAACAATACGACTGCCCCGAGCCAGCAGAAAATGCCGGGCTACGGGACGGTGAATCTGGGTTTTGACAGCACCATTCCCACGCGTGGGAGCATTCCTGGTCTGAAAGATGTCAAGCTGAGCGTCGATGTCCTCAATCTTGCAAATAATCGTTATAACGAGTTCCAGTATATCACGGCTGGCGGGCTTCTGGGTGGAAGCTCGGCCGGGCAGGTGCTGGCATTGCCTGGCGCTCCGTTGACGGTATATGGAAGTATTGCGGTAAACTTCTAA
- a CDS encoding TolC family protein produces the protein MTHPPYKTRQDAVAGKGAWRCLSVCLLAGTLLLPSFPVSAAVFTLGDALRRALANQALVQQAQRVVAEKAALHRAAHADLLPSLSLAAGSIWTQTRNGQPLFVSANGPREVIGQIQLNIPLYAPQAYALQTLAHDQVAVARYQTRQARLLVAAQVTAAYYRLALWENELSVWREALGAARELLSATQKSTQAGTRSRLDLTQARLTLAGVQAGLDQATPEAAAARRVLALQTDYPASELPALVPISPPAGGLPGETVLTTQATQAQPLLQVAEGEIQAARTLLRYHQAARLPMVAALGAYGVDTATAPRAGQLAWQGAVTLQMPIFGFGRNRNRIAAAQEHLAAMEAGKRALLLQVRSRIAADYGVAQAADNALGNDRTMAQEAQAVYEMTRKGYLAGALSALALQQAENHWVQARLKLAGAAIRARLARAQLALDSGILPNSEEQP, from the coding sequence ATGACGCATCCACCATACAAGACACGACAGGATGCGGTGGCAGGGAAGGGGGCGTGGCGCTGCCTGAGTGTCTGCCTGTTGGCCGGCACCCTGTTGTTGCCCTCTTTTCCCGTGTCGGCGGCGGTGTTCACCCTTGGGGATGCCCTCCGGCGGGCCTTGGCTAACCAGGCCCTAGTGCAGCAGGCGCAGCGCGTGGTGGCGGAGAAGGCGGCTCTGCACCGGGCCGCCCACGCCGATCTGCTGCCCAGCCTCTCCCTAGCGGCAGGCAGTATCTGGACGCAGACCCGCAACGGCCAGCCCCTCTTCGTGTCCGCCAATGGCCCCCGAGAGGTCATCGGCCAGATCCAGCTCAATATTCCCCTCTATGCGCCCCAGGCCTATGCCTTGCAGACCCTGGCCCACGATCAGGTGGCCGTGGCCAGGTACCAGACGCGCCAAGCGCGCCTGCTGGTGGCGGCGCAGGTCACGGCGGCCTACTATCGGCTGGCCTTGTGGGAAAACGAATTGTCCGTCTGGCGTGAGGCCCTGGGGGCGGCCCGGGAACTCCTCAGCGCCACCCAAAAAAGTACCCAGGCTGGAACCCGCTCCCGTCTGGACCTGACCCAGGCCCGCCTGACCCTGGCCGGTGTCCAGGCCGGACTGGACCAGGCTACCCCGGAGGCCGCGGCAGCCCGCCGCGTCCTGGCCCTGCAGACGGATTACCCCGCCAGCGAACTGCCGGCGTTGGTACCCATCAGCCCGCCGGCGGGAGGCTTGCCCGGGGAAACCGTGTTGACTACCCAGGCGACCCAGGCGCAGCCCCTCCTGCAGGTGGCGGAAGGGGAGATTCAAGCCGCACGCACCCTACTGCGCTATCATCAGGCCGCCCGGTTGCCGATGGTCGCTGCGCTGGGCGCCTATGGGGTGGACACGGCAACGGCGCCCCGCGCCGGGCAACTGGCTTGGCAAGGAGCCGTGACCCTGCAGATGCCCATTTTTGGCTTTGGCCGCAATCGCAACCGCATCGCCGCCGCCCAGGAGCATCTGGCCGCCATGGAGGCGGGTAAGCGGGCGTTGCTTTTGCAGGTCCGAAGCCGTATTGCCGCCGATTACGGAGTGGCCCAGGCCGCCGACAACGCCCTAGGCAATGATCGGACCATGGCGCAAGAGGCTCAGGCGGTTTATGAAATGACCCGCAAGGGGTATCTCGCCGGGGCGCTGAGCGCCCTGGCGTTGCAGCAGGCCGAAAACCACTGGGTGCAGGCACGGCTCAAGCTGGCGGGAGCGGCCATCCGGGCCCGTTTGGCGCGGGCGCAACTGGCCCTGGACAGCGGGATTCTGCCGAACTCCGAGGAGCAGCCATGA